From the Pseudomonas putida genome, one window contains:
- the ccmE gene encoding cytochrome c maturation protein CcmE, whose protein sequence is MNPQRKKRLFIILGLLAGVAVAVGFALSALQQNINLFYTPTQIANGEAPLDTRIRAGGMVEKGSVQRSSDSLDVRFVVTDFNKSVPITYRGILPDLFREGQGIVALGKLNGDGVVVADEVLAKHDEKYMPPEVTKALKESGQAASGAGAKP, encoded by the coding sequence GTGAATCCGCAGCGCAAGAAACGCCTGTTCATTATCCTCGGCCTGCTGGCCGGGGTTGCGGTTGCCGTCGGCTTTGCCTTGAGCGCCCTGCAGCAGAACATCAACCTGTTCTACACCCCGACCCAGATCGCCAACGGCGAGGCGCCGCTGGACACGCGCATTCGTGCCGGCGGCATGGTCGAGAAGGGCTCGGTGCAACGTTCCTCCGACTCGCTCGACGTGCGCTTCGTAGTCACCGACTTCAACAAGTCGGTGCCAATCACCTACCGCGGGATCCTGCCGGACCTGTTCCGTGAAGGGCAGGGCATCGTCGCCCTCGGCAAGCTCAATGGCGACGGCGTGGTGGTGGCTGACGAAGTACTGGCCAAGCACGACGAGAAGTACATGCCACCCGAGGTCACCAAGGCCCTGAAGGAAAGCGGCCAGGCGGCCAGCGGTGCGGGGG
- the ccmD gene encoding heme exporter protein CcmD, protein MSFASFGDFLAMGHHALYVWSAYGICLAVLALNVAAPLLARRRYLQDEARRLRRENHQ, encoded by the coding sequence ATGAGTTTCGCTTCCTTCGGCGATTTTCTCGCCATGGGCCACCACGCCCTGTATGTCTGGTCGGCCTATGGCATCTGCCTGGCGGTGCTGGCGCTGAATGTCGCTGCACCGCTGCTGGCCCGCCGTCGCTACCTGCAAGATGAGGCGCGCCGTTTGCGCCGGGAGAACCACCAGTGA
- a CDS encoding heme ABC transporter permease has protein sequence MKMSWTWFHKLGSPKWFYAISGRMLPWLAVSAVLLLVTGVVWGLAFAPEDYQQGNSFRIIYIHVPAAMLAQSCYVLLAVAGVVGLVWKMKLADVALQCAAPIGAWMTAVALVTGAIWGKPTWGSWWVWDARLTSMLILLFLYFGIIALGQAISNRDSAAKACAVLAIVGVINIPIIKYSVEWWNTLHQGATFTLTEKPAMPAEMWLPLLCTALGFYCFFGAVLLLRMRLEVLKREARASWVKDEVLNSLGRRAAR, from the coding sequence ATGAAAATGAGCTGGACGTGGTTCCACAAACTGGGTTCGCCGAAATGGTTCTATGCCATCAGCGGCCGCATGCTGCCATGGCTGGCCGTTTCCGCCGTGCTGCTGCTGGTCACCGGCGTGGTCTGGGGCCTGGCTTTCGCCCCAGAGGACTACCAGCAGGGCAATAGCTTCCGCATCATCTATATTCACGTGCCGGCGGCGATGCTGGCGCAGTCCTGCTATGTACTGCTGGCAGTGGCCGGCGTGGTGGGGCTGGTATGGAAGATGAAACTGGCCGATGTCGCCCTGCAATGTGCGGCACCCATCGGTGCCTGGATGACCGCCGTGGCGCTGGTCACCGGGGCCATCTGGGGCAAACCGACCTGGGGCAGCTGGTGGGTCTGGGACGCACGGCTGACGTCGATGCTGATCCTGCTGTTCCTGTACTTCGGCATCATCGCCCTGGGCCAGGCCATCAGCAACCGCGACAGCGCGGCCAAGGCTTGCGCGGTGCTGGCCATTGTCGGCGTGATCAACATTCCGATCATCAAGTACTCGGTGGAGTGGTGGAACACCCTGCACCAGGGCGCGACCTTCACCCTCACCGAAAAACCGGCGATGCCGGCCGAAATGTGGCTGCCGCTGCTGTGCACGGCGCTGGGTTTCTACTGCTTCTTCGGTGCCGTGCTGCTGCTGCGCATGCGCCTTGAAGTGCTCAAGCGCGAGGCGCGCGCCAGTTGGGTCAAGGATGAAGTGTTGAACAGCCTGGGGCGGAGGGCCGCGCGATGA
- the ccmB gene encoding heme exporter protein CcmB, translating into MGGMSVFILLLRREARLLFRRPAELANPLVFFAIVVALFPLAVGPESQLLQTLSPGLVWVAALLSVLLSLDGLFRSDFEDGSLEQWVLSPHPLAMLVLAKVLAHWIFSGLALVLLAPLLALMLGLPSHCLPVLLGSLLLGTPVLSLLGAVGAALTVGLKRGGLLLALLILPLYIPVLILGSGALQAALQNMPATGHLLWLASLTALAVTLAPFAIAAGLKISVGE; encoded by the coding sequence ATGGGCGGCATGAGCGTATTCATCCTGTTGCTGCGCCGTGAGGCGCGCCTGCTGTTCCGCCGCCCGGCGGAACTGGCCAACCCGCTGGTGTTCTTCGCCATCGTCGTGGCGTTGTTCCCGCTGGCGGTGGGGCCGGAAAGCCAATTGTTGCAAACCTTGTCGCCTGGATTGGTCTGGGTCGCAGCCTTGCTGTCCGTGTTGTTGTCGCTCGACGGCCTGTTCCGCAGCGACTTTGAGGACGGTTCGCTGGAGCAGTGGGTGCTGTCGCCGCATCCGCTGGCCATGCTGGTACTGGCCAAGGTGCTGGCGCACTGGATCTTTTCCGGGCTGGCGCTGGTATTGTTGGCGCCATTGCTGGCGCTGATGCTTGGCTTGCCCAGCCACTGCCTGCCGGTGCTGCTCGGCTCGCTGCTGCTGGGCACGCCGGTATTGAGCCTGCTAGGCGCTGTTGGCGCGGCGCTGACGGTCGGTCTCAAGCGCGGTGGTTTGTTACTGGCGTTGCTGATTCTGCCGTTGTATATCCCTGTATTGATCCTGGGCAGTGGTGCACTGCAGGCGGCATTGCAAAATATGCCTGCCACTGGCCATTTGCTCTGGCTCGCCAGCCTGACAGCCCTGGCGGTTACCCTGGCGCCCTTTGCGATAGCGGCCGGCCTGAAGATCAGCGTCGGCGAATAA
- the ccmA gene encoding cytochrome c biogenesis heme-transporting ATPase CcmA: MTLHLQAVGLACERDWRLLFEHLDFELRPGDMLQISGPNGSGKTSLLRLLAGLMQPTAGQILLGGQPLGEKRHALASILLWIGHAAGIKDLLTAEENLTWLCALHQPATPEAIWSALEAVGLRGFEDVACHTLSAGQQRRVALARLHLDSPPLWILDEPFTALDKQGVAQLEVHLAAHCEQGGTVVLTTHHTLECKPTGYRELNLGQWAA; encoded by the coding sequence GTGACCCTTCACCTCCAAGCCGTGGGCCTGGCCTGCGAGCGCGACTGGCGCCTGTTGTTCGAGCACCTCGATTTCGAGCTGCGCCCCGGCGACATGCTGCAGATCAGCGGCCCCAACGGTAGCGGCAAGACCAGCCTGCTGCGCCTGTTGGCCGGGCTGATGCAGCCGACTGCCGGGCAGATCCTGCTGGGTGGCCAGCCGCTCGGCGAAAAGCGCCACGCTCTGGCCAGCATCCTGCTGTGGATCGGCCACGCTGCCGGTATCAAGGACCTGCTCACGGCGGAGGAGAATCTCACCTGGCTTTGTGCACTGCACCAACCGGCCACCCCTGAAGCCATCTGGTCGGCACTCGAAGCGGTCGGGCTGCGCGGTTTCGAAGACGTTGCCTGCCATACCCTGTCTGCCGGCCAGCAGCGCCGCGTGGCCCTGGCCCGGCTGCACCTGGACAGCCCGCCGCTGTGGATCCTCGACGAACCCTTTACCGCCCTCGACAAGCAGGGCGTGGCCCAGCTCGAAGTGCATCTGGCGGCCCACTGCGAACAGGGCGGCACGGTGGTGCTGACGACGCACCACACGCTGGAGTGCAAGCCGACCGGCTACCGGGAACTCAATCTGGGGCAATGGGCGGCATGA
- a CDS encoding flagellar hook-length control protein FliK, whose translation MTEINSLGAQTAINPQAIKAQLTGELLNLTQAQPGLLKPGETAQAEVLAMRQSGSTFQLVLQVIQASGSQTQLQATASQPFAQGSQFTISQPESNRLAVMVQQASASNVATLTQLDTSKVPVGTLLQGKVLTNQPLPQAAGEVASFRSQVSLLNTAQAGATLTIDSPRPLPIGSLLSALVQGDQSLRFVPLSGRQEQLNIAQQLLTQQGRQASLPGLLGALQQIANSPGSDGELRSTASNLLASLPDARQLSDGKTLAQALSNSGAFLEAKLLGGLSASVATDLKAQLVRLVAQASASAQASPVTAASTLAQALPAMARSALGMLDRVSPRTPPGAFPLPSRLLQAMENEGDLQQLLRLAAAAISRLQSHALSSLQQSGTLDNGNLQTTWQTEIPVRHGQEFIPLQVKLQREETPEQQAERQQREPQDPLQALWRIDLAFDLAPLGPLQVRAQLSQGRLSGQLWAEREQTARLIDSQLGALRERLLARGLEVGDLECHPGIPPQGPRTRVEQRWVDETA comes from the coding sequence ATGACTGAAATCAATAGTCTCGGCGCACAAACCGCCATCAATCCGCAGGCGATCAAGGCCCAGCTGACCGGCGAGCTGCTCAACCTGACCCAGGCGCAGCCCGGCCTGCTCAAGCCCGGCGAAACCGCCCAGGCCGAAGTGCTGGCGATGCGTCAGAGCGGCAGTACCTTCCAGCTGGTGCTGCAAGTGATTCAGGCCAGCGGCAGCCAGACCCAGCTCCAGGCCACTGCCAGCCAGCCGTTCGCGCAAGGCAGCCAGTTCACCATCAGCCAGCCAGAGAGCAACCGCCTGGCCGTCATGGTGCAGCAAGCCAGTGCCAGCAACGTCGCCACACTCACCCAGCTCGATACCAGCAAGGTGCCGGTCGGTACCCTGCTGCAGGGCAAGGTTCTTACCAACCAGCCGCTGCCACAAGCGGCGGGCGAAGTGGCCAGCTTCCGCTCGCAGGTCAGCCTGCTCAACACTGCCCAGGCCGGTGCCACGTTGACCATCGACAGCCCGCGCCCGCTGCCGATCGGTAGCCTGCTCAGTGCCCTGGTGCAAGGTGACCAGTCGCTGCGTTTCGTGCCACTCAGCGGTCGCCAGGAACAATTGAACATCGCCCAGCAGTTGCTGACTCAGCAGGGCCGCCAGGCCTCCCTGCCCGGCCTGCTCGGCGCGCTGCAGCAGATTGCCAACAGCCCGGGCAGTGACGGTGAACTGCGCAGCACCGCCAGCAACCTGCTGGCCAGCCTGCCGGATGCCCGTCAGCTAAGTGACGGCAAGACGCTCGCCCAAGCCTTGAGCAACAGCGGCGCCTTTCTCGAGGCCAAGTTGCTTGGCGGCCTCAGCGCCAGCGTGGCCACCGACCTCAAGGCACAACTGGTGCGGCTGGTAGCGCAGGCCTCGGCCAGCGCGCAGGCCAGCCCGGTGACCGCCGCCAGCACCCTGGCCCAGGCGCTGCCGGCCATGGCCCGCAGCGCACTGGGCATGCTCGACCGGGTCAGCCCAAGGACACCGCCAGGCGCATTCCCGCTGCCCTCACGGTTGCTGCAGGCCATGGAAAACGAAGGCGACCTGCAGCAATTGCTGCGCCTGGCCGCCGCTGCCATCTCGCGCCTGCAGAGCCACGCCCTGAGCAGCCTGCAGCAATCCGGCACGCTGGATAACGGCAACCTGCAGACCACCTGGCAAACCGAAATACCCGTCCGCCACGGCCAGGAGTTCATCCCTCTGCAAGTAAAACTGCAGCGCGAAGAAACCCCGGAACAGCAGGCCGAACGTCAGCAGCGTGAGCCGCAAGACCCGCTGCAGGCACTGTGGCGGATCGACCTGGCGTTCGACCTGGCACCACTGGGGCCCTTGCAGGTTCGGGCACAACTGAGCCAGGGGCGTCTGTCCGGCCAGCTGTGGGCCGAGCGCGAGCAGACCGCGCGGCTGATCGACAGCCAGCTCGGCGCTCTGCGCGAACGCCTGCTGGCGCGTGGCCTGGAAGTCGGCGACCTGGAATGCCACCCCGGCATTCCACCACAGGGCCCGCGCACGCGGGTGGAACAACGCTGGGTGGATGAAACCGCATGA
- a CDS encoding EscU/YscU/HrcU family type III secretion system export apparatus switch protein yields MTHKQPRQAIALNYDGQQAPTLTAKGDDELAEAILALAREHEVPIYENAELVRLLARLELGEQIPEALYLTIAEIIAFAWQLRGRVPVGFSDEPATERDITPDPLRLPPG; encoded by the coding sequence ATGACCCACAAGCAACCGCGCCAGGCCATCGCCCTCAATTACGATGGCCAGCAGGCCCCCACGCTGACCGCCAAGGGCGACGACGAGCTGGCCGAAGCCATCCTGGCCCTGGCCCGCGAACATGAAGTGCCGATCTACGAAAACGCCGAGCTGGTGCGCCTGCTGGCGCGCCTGGAGCTTGGCGAACAAATCCCCGAAGCTCTCTACCTGACCATCGCCGAAATCATTGCCTTCGCCTGGCAACTGCGCGGCCGGGTTCCGGTCGGCTTCAGCGACGAGCCCGCCACCGAGCGCGACATCACGCCCGACCCATTGCGCCTGCCACCAGGCTGA
- a CDS encoding dermonecrotic toxin domain-containing protein has protein sequence MSASRINVSGVQYVRDHLSNMPRPDREANRRIRQWLAKRGLDLDPEQIDVVTLHYRADGPRAYLAAVTQRQSLAQALLGNWQGESSNDLLDALIKPSWAGTLPDGPLRMVETLPAPAFNHPGAAHQVFNGLFRRTKPARYDASTHLPIAAEAFQQFIAALDFHTPFKAMLDDYWRNHLHSYRLSSKLNFVAACNLQVAQGSLSDAGRQLAWRAADLLPRGQGLRLSTLNIYGYAATDLLYINDASSDLTLLYAPGNSAPLLEFASETLLKDWVGQQCKAPASRQALRQHFRLADGPQGMDFSGLDTALEGLGEYPRRHRLPPEHGFFNDDGTWSPRDYVNYRPGKYSPRIAGDLFQALAERQRQRSYDDADFIITTDSDVTKARWRTYLNTTLNLLAPLSLVVPGLAPLLALGGIAQLGLGLDQAINGKGLQDRQDGVADIAWGLLNAVPLIVHGVARSKVLFESKSDRFVVPSRLNDQLGYPLSPLSPPHLPDVDIAPYFHIPDPIPPLPEGDQAVADSVIRVPRYDGTPDNLDARINTYNARVIYDMERDAFIQQHALNDVDPIAYIARPGSRDLVPAGTGREVSNATRMRTLRALGVDLPLPVDFPLVPDESSQAIPKTISCLWVGDKVIDPSLIANLASNAARANDSAYAIRLFLSAESPSAYAENLRLLAEHAPGLQVLPLEEQTFFRTFQQGRYYAQYQAALDGNGGVACNFASASDVLRYPMLHHEGGLYMDVDDYLLAAGEPRLVVDGHPVGNPGEALDQVALLTAPDGLLLPPPMSNEKMSMNCLYNTSVIGSHAGNPTLEAISEEMLARYQTNQDFYDSKPSLAEDPAGFYRYARRLSYLTGPDLLTHVVDQRLPVLRTLRQIMSLYNMPRIHSWQFITLDHYQQALRNLLPLNRLVKVGGNHSWATT, from the coding sequence ATGTCTGCCAGCAGAATCAACGTCAGCGGTGTGCAGTACGTCCGCGACCACTTGAGCAACATGCCACGCCCCGATCGCGAGGCCAATCGGCGGATCCGCCAGTGGCTGGCCAAGCGTGGCCTCGACCTCGACCCCGAACAGATCGATGTCGTCACCCTGCATTACCGCGCTGATGGCCCGCGCGCCTACCTGGCGGCAGTGACCCAGCGCCAGAGCCTGGCGCAGGCGCTGCTGGGCAACTGGCAAGGTGAATCCAGCAATGATCTGCTCGATGCCCTGATCAAGCCCTCCTGGGCCGGTACCCTGCCCGATGGCCCGTTGCGCATGGTCGAAACCTTGCCAGCGCCAGCCTTCAACCACCCTGGCGCGGCCCACCAAGTGTTCAATGGTCTGTTCCGGCGAACCAAACCCGCCCGTTACGACGCCTCGACGCACCTTCCGATAGCCGCCGAAGCGTTTCAACAGTTCATCGCCGCGCTGGACTTCCACACGCCGTTCAAAGCCATGCTGGACGATTACTGGCGCAACCATCTGCACAGCTACCGATTGTCCAGCAAGCTCAATTTCGTCGCCGCCTGCAACCTTCAGGTCGCCCAAGGCAGCCTCAGCGATGCCGGACGCCAACTGGCCTGGCGTGCCGCCGACCTGCTGCCGCGCGGCCAAGGCCTGCGCCTGAGCACCCTGAATATCTATGGCTATGCCGCAACCGACCTGTTGTACATCAACGACGCCAGTAGCGATCTGACCCTGCTCTACGCCCCAGGCAACAGCGCTCCGCTGTTGGAGTTCGCCAGCGAGACGCTACTCAAGGACTGGGTTGGCCAACAATGCAAGGCCCCCGCCAGCCGCCAGGCCCTCAGGCAGCACTTCAGACTGGCCGACGGCCCCCAGGGCATGGACTTCAGTGGCCTCGATACCGCCCTGGAAGGCCTGGGCGAATATCCCCGCAGGCATCGTTTGCCGCCGGAGCACGGCTTCTTCAACGACGATGGCACCTGGTCGCCCCGCGACTACGTGAACTATCGGCCCGGTAAATACAGCCCCAGAATCGCTGGCGACCTGTTCCAGGCCCTGGCTGAGCGGCAGCGCCAGCGCAGCTACGACGATGCCGACTTCATCATCACCACCGACAGTGACGTCACCAAGGCACGTTGGCGCACCTACCTCAACACCACGCTCAACCTGCTAGCACCGCTGAGCCTTGTGGTACCTGGCCTGGCACCGCTGCTGGCGCTCGGTGGCATCGCCCAGCTCGGCCTTGGGCTGGACCAGGCCATCAATGGCAAGGGCCTGCAAGACAGGCAAGACGGCGTGGCCGACATCGCCTGGGGCCTGCTCAATGCCGTGCCGCTGATCGTGCACGGGGTTGCCCGCAGCAAGGTACTGTTCGAAAGCAAGAGCGACCGTTTCGTAGTGCCAAGCCGCCTCAACGATCAGCTCGGTTACCCGCTCAGCCCGCTTTCACCGCCGCACCTGCCAGACGTCGATATCGCGCCCTACTTTCATATCCCTGACCCTATCCCGCCATTGCCGGAAGGCGATCAAGCTGTGGCCGACTCGGTGATACGGGTCCCTCGCTACGATGGCACACCAGATAACCTCGACGCGCGTATCAATACCTACAACGCACGCGTCATCTACGACATGGAGCGAGACGCCTTCATTCAGCAACACGCACTCAATGACGTCGACCCGATTGCCTACATCGCCCGCCCTGGCAGCCGCGATCTGGTGCCGGCAGGTACCGGTCGGGAAGTCAGCAACGCCACACGCATGCGCACCCTTCGGGCATTGGGCGTCGACTTGCCACTGCCGGTGGATTTTCCTCTGGTGCCGGACGAGAGCAGCCAGGCAATCCCGAAAACGATCTCTTGCCTTTGGGTTGGCGACAAGGTGATCGACCCGTCGCTGATCGCCAACCTGGCAAGCAATGCCGCACGCGCCAACGACAGTGCCTACGCTATCCGTTTGTTTCTTTCTGCTGAGTCGCCATCGGCCTACGCCGAAAACCTGCGCCTCCTCGCCGAGCACGCCCCGGGCCTGCAGGTGCTGCCGCTGGAAGAGCAAACCTTCTTCCGCACCTTCCAGCAAGGCCGATACTACGCCCAGTATCAGGCCGCGCTGGACGGCAACGGCGGGGTGGCGTGCAACTTCGCCTCAGCTTCCGACGTCCTGCGTTACCCCATGCTGCACCATGAAGGTGGGCTGTACATGGATGTGGACGACTACCTGCTGGCAGCGGGCGAACCACGCCTGGTCGTCGACGGGCACCCCGTCGGCAACCCTGGTGAAGCGCTCGATCAGGTTGCACTGCTCACCGCCCCGGATGGCCTGCTGCTGCCGCCCCCGATGTCCAACGAGAAAATGAGCATGAACTGCCTCTACAACACCAGCGTGATCGGCAGCCATGCAGGCAACCCCACGCTCGAGGCAATTTCCGAGGAAATGCTCGCTCGTTATCAGACCAATCAGGATTTCTACGACAGTAAGCCGAGCCTGGCCGAAGACCCTGCTGGCTTCTATCGCTACGCCAGGCGCCTGAGCTACCTGACAGGGCCTGACCTGCTCACCCATGTTGTCGATCAACGCCTGCCGGTTCTGCGCACCCTGCGCCAGATCATGAGCTTGTACAACATGCCGCGCATCCACTCATGGCAGTTCATCACACTTGACCATTACCAACAGGCATTGCGCAACCTGCTACCGCTGAACCGCCTGGTCAAGGTCGGCGGCAACCATTCCTGGGCCACGACCTGA